A window of the Xenopus laevis strain J_2021 chromosome 9_10L, Xenopus_laevis_v10.1, whole genome shotgun sequence genome harbors these coding sequences:
- the LOC121398274 gene encoding Ig-like V-type domain-containing protein FAM187A produces the protein MLYCRFSCHSQFIRLIAVFCLCFRNYTKKKMNTLFIIIILIRITFQMIALESDAKIDLPKMDCPATLMFEQIAFLQDMNVELPCRCKPDGTTSVIWYYKRHLNSKHITLFKDSVKDKVIVDSARDKDQNDLYARFDVIDLDLTIVGAHPDDSGIYICGSKTGEFYYGYELDIQRSTDARVIFSDKDEQPLPDINTDGFQAYTSFGQWSKCDRCGVRGEQRKLGLCTARSPYMNPRFQIKGDDVSCGSDAVPERFKPLIANRPAEIFFRSCEVACAENKPGMLGKVVNAANNLSAYLKKRFGFLPTHKLPTQKYVSTLGGKVTFTCPGSKPDDAVAWDKDDERLYHSEYLIGTSKYMNLFIDHGNNLHIKFAQFTDKGLYTCWLNGKQISSIKLTVSKEPPKRRKLTDADTLFAAKVLGFCFLVCTVLFFIIFFIKCCCYYCKCCPKFSPENEV, from the coding sequence ATGCTCTATTGTAGGTTTTCTTGTCATTCCCAGTTCATTAGACtaattgctgtattttgtttgtgtttcagAAATTACACCAAGAAGAAAATGAATAcactttttattatcattattctgATACGGATAACATTCCAAATGATTGCTTTAGAAAGCGATGCAAAGATTGATTTACCCAAGATGGACTGTCCTGCCACCTTAATGTTTGAGCAGATTGCATTTCTGCAGGATATGAATGTTGAACTTCCTTGCCGATGTAAGCCTGATGGCACCACATCAGTGATATGGTACTACAAAAGGCATCTTAACAGCAAGCACATCACATTGTTTAAGGATAGCGTCAAAGATAAAGTGATAGTGGATAGTGCAAGAGATAAGGACCAAAACGATTTGTATGCAAGGTTTGATGTCATCGACTTAGACCTCACGATTGTCGGCGCCCATCCTGATGACTCTGGCATTTATATCTGTGGCTCAAAGACAGGCGAGTTCTATTATGGTTATGAACTTGATATCCAGCGATCCACTGATGCCCGAGTGATATTCAGTGACAAGGATGAGCAACCCCTTCCAGATATTAATACAGACGGATTTCAAGCCTACACCAGTTTTGGACAATGGTCCAAATGCGATCGATGTGGAGTTAGAGGAGAGCAAAGGAAATTGGGCCTGTGCACTGCCAGGAGCCCCTACATGAATCCACGTTTCCAAATCAAAGGCGACGACGTTTCATGTGGTTCAGACGCCGTCCCTGAAAGATTCAAGCCACTGATTGCCAATCGGCCAGCGGAGATATTTTTCAGGAGTTGCGAAGTCGCCTGTGCCGAGAACAAACCAGGCATGCTGGGAAAAGTTGTGAATGCCGCAAACAATCTGTCAGCGTATTTGAAGAAACGCTTTGGTTTTCTTCCAACACACAAGTTGCCCACTCAGAAGTATGTTTCTACTTTGGGTGGAAAAGTGACGTTTACATGTCCAGGATCAAAACCAGACGATGCAGTAGCCTGGGACAAAGATGACGAGAGATTGTACCACAGCGAATACCTGATAGGAACAAGCAAATACATGAACCTTTTCATTGACCATGGGAACAATCTACACATTAAATTTGCACAATTCACGGATAAAGGACTGTACACTTGCTGGCTTAACGGAAAGCAAATATCATCTATCAAGTTGACTGTGAGCAAAGAACCACCCAAGCGCCGCAAACTCACCGATGCAGACACCCTTTTTGCTGCCAAGGTCCTTGGCTTCTGTTTTCTAGTCTGCACAGTATTATTTTTCATCATCTTTTTCATCAAGTGTTGCTGCTACTACTGCAAATGCTGTCCTAAATTCAGTCCTGAAAATGAAGTTTAA